A window of the Eretmochelys imbricata isolate rEreImb1 chromosome 7, rEreImb1.hap1, whole genome shotgun sequence genome harbors these coding sequences:
- the LOC144267688 gene encoding pulmonary surfactant-associated protein A-like, with the protein MLSLQSLHILATAAVFLVTCHAEEKCAGAPGIPGTPGVNGLPGRDGRDGMKGDPGPPGPQGPSSGMLGLPGRDGLPGVQGPQGEKGNKGERGEPGPQGLPASVDPELQESLQFLKHQITRLEGVLTLEGKITEVGEKIFATNGKEVNFETTLKACEHAGGSIATPRNKEENDAIWDIVKQFNRYAYLGIRESDVPGEFHDLDGKPLNYTNWRAYEPNGKGGENCVEMYTDGGWNDKKCNQYRLTICEF; encoded by the exons ATGCTGTCACTCCAGTCACTTCACATACTTGCAACAGCAGCTGTTTTTTTGGTGACATGTCATGCTGAGGAGAagtgtgcaggagctcctggaATCCCTGGCACCCCAGGAGTCAATGGATTGCCTGGAAGAgatggaagagatggtatgaaAGGAGACCCAGGCCCACCAG GTCCTCAGGGGCCATCGAGTGGCATGCTAGGTCTTCCCGGAAGAGATGGGCTTCCTGGGGTTCAAGGGCCCCAGGGTGAAAAAGGCAacaagggggagagaggggagcctgGACCACAAG GCCTGCCTGCTTCTGTTGACCCTGAATTGCAAGAAAGCCTCcagtttttaaaacatcaaaTTACCAGACTGGAAGGAG TCCttactttggaaggaaaaataacagaagtgggggaaaaaattttCGCTACCAATGGGAAAGAAGTCAATTTTGAAACCACATTAAAAGCGTGCGAACATGCTGGTGGCTCCATCGCCACCCCTAGGAACAAGGAGGAGAACGATGCTATTTGGGATATTGTGAAACAGTTTAACAGATATGCTTATCTGGGCATAAGGGAGAGTGATGTTCCAGGTGAATTCCATGATCTGGATGGGAAACCTCTGAATTATACCAACTGGCGTGCATATGAGCCAAATGGCAAAGGAGGGGAAAACTGTGTAGAGATGTACACTGATGGCGGCTGGAATGACAAAAAATGCAACCAGTACCGCCTCACTATCTGTGAATTTTAA
- the LOC144267276 gene encoding pulmonary surfactant-associated protein A-like produces MLPRLFHIVTAIAFLLVTCHAWDLQEGILRIPGLNGLPVKEGKPGLKAFPGLRGLIASYVPKIQEIMKGFHNRIARLERVLTLDGTIKTVEKKMFATNRQEGNFQTTLEACKQAGGSIASPMNKEENDAVFSIVRLFNKCAYLGTEGRGIPGEVSSLNGTAPNYTDRHAGEPSDIGEENCRAMCTDGAWNDTSCNHYCLTICEF; encoded by the exons ATGTTGCCTCGACTGTTTCACATAGTCACAGCAATAGCCTTTTTGCTGGTGACGTGCCATGCTTGGGACCTCCAAGAAGGAATTCTCAGAATCCCTGGACTGAATGGACTGCCTGTGAAAGAAGGAAAGCCTGGTTTAAAAGCATTCCCAGGACTGCGAG GCCTAATTgcttcttatgttcctaaaatacAAGAAATCATGAAAGGATTCCACAATCGAATTGCCAGACTGGAAAGAG TCCTTACTTTGGATGGGACCATAAAGacagttgaaaaaaaaatgtttgctaccAATCGACAAGAAGGCAATTTTCAGACCACATTGGAAGCATGCAAACAGGCAGGCGGCTCCATTGCATCTCCCATGAATAAGGAGGAGAATGATGCTGTTTTCAGTATTGTGAGGTTATTTAACAAATGTGCCTATCTGGGCACAGAGGGGCGTGGGATTCCAGGTGAAGTCAGTTCCCTGAATGGAACAGCCCCAAATTATACCGACCGGCATGCAGGTGAGCCCAGTGACATAGGGGAAGAAAACTGCAGGGCAATGTGCACGGACGGTGCTTGGAATGACACAAGTTGCAACCACTACTGCCTCACTATCTGTGAATTTTAA